In Phragmites australis chromosome 16, lpPhrAust1.1, whole genome shotgun sequence, one DNA window encodes the following:
- the LOC133896444 gene encoding CRS2-associated factor 2, mitochondrial-like has translation MLLRRKLLPRRRPTQAEAQALARRLLHSSSLSDRDDDPPFTRIPKRPPGAPSTPLPKPKTELATIRPDEPAHSDLPFDFRYSYSETNPAWRPIGFREPTRFSPFGPGRLDRRWDGVAAASERVGEDGSGGERRSKEEVLGEPLSEEEVSELVERYRHSDCSRQINLGKGGVTHNMLDDIHNHWKRTEAVRIKCLGVPTIDMDNICFHLEEKTGGKIIYRNINILILYRGRNYDPKQRPVIPLMLWKPLAPIYPRLVKNVAEGLTFEETKELRNRGFNSPPLMKLTRNGVYVNVVDRVREAFNTLEVVRLDCSHVGTSDCKKIGVKLRDLVPCVPLLFKDEQIILWRGKINQDDSVSLHCDCQPH, from the exons ATGCTTCTTCGTCGCAAGCTTCTCCCGCGGCGGCGCCCCACGCAGGCGGAGGCCCAGGCCCtcgcccgccgcctcctccattcctcctccctctccgacCGCGACGACGACCCGCCGTTCACGCGGATCCCTAAGCGCCCACCTGGAGCGCCCTCGACGCCGCTGCCGAAGCCCAAGACCGAGCTCGCCACGATCAGGCCCGATGAGCCGGCGCACTCCGACCTGCCCTTCGACTTCCGGTACTCGTACTCGGAGACGAACCCGGCGTGGAGGCCCATCGGGTTCCGTGAGCCCACCCGGTTCTCGCCCTTCGGCCCCGGCCGCCTCGACCGGCGTTGGGACGgtgtcgccgccgcctccgagcGCGTCGGCGAGGACGGCAGTGGCGGCGAGAGGAGAAGTAAGGAGGAGGTTCTTGGCGAGCcgctgtcggaggaggaggtgtcGGAGCTGGTGGAAAGGTACCGGCACAGCGACTGCTCTCGGCAGATCAATTTGG GGAAAGGTGGTGTCACACACAATATGCTTGATGACATCCACAACCACTGGAAGCGCACAGAAGCTGTGAGGATCAAATGTCTGGGAGTGCCAACAAttgacatggacaatatatgCTTCCATCTTGAG GAAAAAACAGGTGGTAAGATCATATACCGTAACATAAATATCCTTATCCTGTATCGTGGTCGTAATTATGATCCAAAACAACGGCCAGTAATACCATTGATGTTGTGGAAGCCATTAGCTCCTATTTATCCTAGGCTTGTGAAAAATGTTGCTGAAGGATTGACTTTTGAGGAAACAAAAGAATTGAGGAACAGAGGATTCAATTCTCCACCGCTTATGAAACTGA CTAGGAACGGTGTTTATGTCAATGTTGTTGATAGAGTGAGAGAGGCCTTTAATACTCTGGAAGTTGTGAGACTAGATTGCTCTCATGTTGGAACGAGTGACTGCAAGAAAATTGGTGTTAAGCTAAGG GATTTGGTTCCTTGTGTTCCCCTGTTATTTAAAGATGAACAGATTATTCTTTGGAGAGGGAAGATCAATCAGGACGATTCTGTTTCACTTCATTGTGATTGCCAACCACATTGA